Proteins encoded by one window of Hylaeus volcanicus isolate JK05 chromosome 7, UHH_iyHylVolc1.0_haploid, whole genome shotgun sequence:
- the LOC128880145 gene encoding NADH dehydrogenase [ubiquinone] 1 alpha subcomplex subunit 7-like, whose product MPGNVEHRAVTPLLKALRDIMRGKPVVEALRFKDQLSARNQPPPSIPGGPNHKLTKVYYYTRDARRLVQPPVEIYAQGRLESGESASTKSPILTPAKVYIPDK is encoded by the exons atgcctGGTAACGTTGAACATCGAGCAGTAACGCCTCTTTTAAAGGCACTTCGAGATATTATGCGAGGt AAACCAGTTGTGGAAGCATTAAGATTCAAGGATCAACTTTCTGCACGTAACCAACCACCACCATCGATACCTGGTGGACCGAACCATAAACTTACCAAAGTTTATTACTATACACGCGATGCTAGGCGTCTTGTTCAACCACCCGTCGAGATATACGCGCAAGGTCGATTAGAATCAGG GGAAAGCGCATCTACCAAATCTCCAATTCTAACACCAGCTAAAGTTTATATACCCGACAAATAG